From a single Phragmites australis chromosome 7, lpPhrAust1.1, whole genome shotgun sequence genomic region:
- the LOC133925034 gene encoding uncharacterized protein LOC133925034, producing the protein MARPRKAKPPSPPKAVATTSLGEALLLTTVCMVGLPVEVQVRDGSAYAGVLHTAVVDGGYGVVLKKARKIANGKGDANLSLGAFVDTLVVLPDDLVQVIAKDFSLPIKGVCRTLDCNVVAASGSLKPQTSHADDPKLSKTENISPLKQVEKCSMAGQESDTSIKKNARTNGNATSGISSTGHVGPCFSMNGVSSSATVGLKVGGITSSVIAAPMVASDAKNSQPDNNSATKVVTSSKTTAKEFKLNPSAKVFSPSFASSRQVLAAAPPVNSNYISHSATEVPTGILVFESKSVPGGSSLSSKVHYSNLSSGNYGISPQYVQSIAGNNAARLDPARVGMPYHPVQVGATYTIPSPQPVMAGKFSPAVYVHPVSQDAMHGTPVIPQRWSHPILLNSYQASLQKFQGNAPVYVAPPVMATGNLPLVVPSPAPLVQPFQAIHPIMVPAASSMVPGKYM; encoded by the exons ATGGCCCGCCCCAGGAAGGCGaagccgccctcgccgcccAAGGCGGTGGCGACGACTTCCCTCGGCGAGGCGTTGCTGCTGACCACGGTCTGCATGGTGGGCCTGCCCGTGGAGGTGCAGGTCCGCGACGGATCCGCCTACGCCGGCGTCCTCCACACCGCCGTCGTCGACGGTGGATACG GTGTTGTGCTAAAGAAAGCAAGGAAGATAGCAAACGGGAAGGGAGATGCTAATCTATCGCTGGGAGCGTTTGTGGATACTCTTGTTGTTCTTCCAGATGATCTTGTTCAAGTGATTGCAAAG GACTTTTCACTCCCTATTAAAGGTGTTTGTAGAACTCTTGATTGCAATGTGGTGGCTGCCAGTGGATCCTTGAAGCCTCAAACTTCGCATGCAGACGAcccaaaactgtctaaaactgAAAATATATCTCCACTTAA ACAGGTTGAGAAATGCAGCATGGCAGGTCAGGAAAGTGATACCTCCATTAAGAAAAATGCTCGAA CTAATGGTAACGCTACGAGTGGTATCTCTTCAACTGGACATGTGGGGCCATGTTTCTCCATGAATGGGGTTTCCAGTTCTGCAACTGTTGGGCTTAAAGTTGGGGGTATTACCAGTTCAGTTATAGCTGCGCCCATGGTGGCTTCAGATGCTAAAAACTCTCAACCAGACAATAATTCAGctacaaaagttgtcacgtCAAGCAAAACCACTGCTAAG GAATTTAAACTCAATCCTTCTGCAAAGGTCTTTTCTCCATCTTTTGCAAGTTCTAGACAAGTACTTGCAGCTGCACCCCCTGTTAACTCAAACTACATCTCACACTCCGCCACTGAAGTTCCAACTGGCATACTTGTATTTGAGTCAAAATCTGTGCCAGGCGGTTCATCTCTGTCCAGCAAGGTTCATTATAGTAACCTGTCTTCTGGAAACTATGGCATTTCACCTCAATATGTTCAATCA ATTGCGGGGAATAATGCAGCCAGGTTAGATCCTGCTAGAGTTGGTATGCCGTACCATCCCGTGCAGGTGGGAGCAACCTATACTATACCCAGTCCTCAGCCT GTGATGGCTGGGAAGTTCAGTCCTGCTGTTTATGTTCACCCAGTTTCTCAG GATGCAATGCATGGAACACCCGTTATTCCCCAACGATGGTCCCACCCTATATTGTTGAACTCATATCAAGCTAGCTTGCAAAAGTTCCAAG GCAACGCCCCAGTGTATGTGGCCCCTCCAGTCATGGCAACTGGGAACCTGCCATTGGTGGTACCAAGCCCTGCACCACTTGTGCAGCCGTTCCAGGCCATTCATCCCATTATGGTTCCTGCTGCAAGCAGCATGGTTCCAGGCAAATACATGTAA
- the LOC133925040 gene encoding uncharacterized protein LOC133925040 isoform X1, producing the protein MASEGNRDVPNEALSMEQSSTSGAKRKRGRPRKYENTTYELPQRAQPIQSVPPLHSTQGGSNIRQDGVQVSHTSCDSVDPKMCTFQVLPAQQAQGNRSGRHRYSTNLVNNSDNQVSYYSSAPLLGNSGKDDILGKHFVGKMTKKFPGVSLITVKVKDNQVLRGWVPDENDLRPITPKDDLAPELPMLRLSQVRKRASAIHMQTAPTVPIHLEDVTLAKPLQMRRPVEKTIAKHTVPLAPRTYMGSGVIAAVPVSVSPSNAETRTLAKQDTEFVIQPPSVAAVPFKPIRPVLVSCKQMANQNDLVGEKSVNEFQKDSESSNGTKESSVKAEKPNTALVDVVVKGSPGERKLRNVQVTDAVRESSGQTQHADTTVIDETKIASGARDQPNSANSEHQSSKEPSDIKEQTEQLKTDWCPERS; encoded by the exons ATGGCATCAGAAGGGAATAGAGATGTACCTAACGAAGCCCTGTCCATGGAGCAGTCATCAACTTCTGGTGCAAAGCGCAAGCGTGGTCGCCCAAGGAAATACGAGAACACTACATATGAACTACCACAGAGGGCACAACCGATTCAAAGTGTCCCGCCTCTTCACAGCACACAAGGTGGCTCAAATATTCGTCAGGATGGGGTGCAGGTCAGCCATACATCATGTGACAGTGTTGACCCTAAAATGTGCACGTTTCAGGTGTTGCCTGCACAGCAAGCCCAAGGTAATCGGTCCGGACGACATAGATATTCTACTAATCTGGTTAATAATTCTGACAACCAAGTCTCCTATTATAGTAGTGCTCCTCTGCTAGGTAATTCAGGCAAGGATGACATTCTTGGCAAGCACTTTGTTGGCAAGATGACCAAGAAATTTCCTGGTGTTTCCCTCATTACGGTAAAAGTGAAGGACAATCAGGTGCTCAGAGGTTGGGTTCCAGATGAAAATGATCTCCGTCCAATAACACCGAAGGATGACCTTGCGCCAGAGCTCCCCATGCTTCGATTGAGTCAAGTTCGAAAGCGAGCATCTGCCATCCACATGCAAACAGCTCCTACTGTGCCAATCCATTTGGAGGATGTTACACTTGCAAAGCCTCTGCAGATGAGGAGACCTGTTGAGAAAACTATTGCTAAGCACACCGTCCCTCTCGCTCCGAGGACTTACATGGGTTCTGGTGTTATTGCAGCAGTACCTGTGTCAGTTTCACCCAGCAATGCTGAAACTAGGACTTTGGCCAAGCAGGATACTGAATTTGTGATCCAACCACCATCAGTTGCTGCAGTGCCATTTAAACCCATTCGACCTGTATTGGTGTCATGCAAGCAAATGGCTAATCAAAATGACCTTGTCGGAGAGAAGTCTGTCAATGAGTTTCAGAAAGATTCTGAATCTTCAAATGGAACCAAGGAGTCATCAG TGAAAGCTGAAAAACCGAACACTGCTCTTGTGGATGTAGTAGTCAAGggttctccag GGGAAAGGAAACTGCGTAATGTTCAAGTAACGGATGCGGTTAGGGAATCTTCCG GCCAAACTCAGCATGCTGATACAACAGTAATAGACGAGACCAAGATAGCATCAG GCGCCAGAGATCAGCCAAATTCTGCAAATAGTGAGCATCAGAGTTCTAAGGAACCATCAG ACATCAAGGAACAAACTGAGCAGCTGAAGACAGACTGGTGTCCTGAAAGGAGTTGA
- the LOC133925040 gene encoding uncharacterized protein LOC133925040 isoform X4, whose product MASEGNRDVPNEALSMEQSSTSGAKRKRGRPRKYENTTYELPQRAQPIQSVPPLHSTQGVACTASPSSAPLLGNSGKDDILGKHFVGKMTKKFPGVSLITVKVKDNQVLRGWVPDENDLRPITPKDDLAPELPMLRLSQVRKRASAIHMQTAPTVPIHLEDVTLAKPLQMRRPVEKTIAKHTVPLAPRTYMGSGVIAAVPVSVSPSNAETRTLAKQDTEFVIQPPSVAAVPFKPIRPVLVSCKQMANQNDLVGEKSVNEFQKDSESSNGTKESSVKAEKPNTALVDVVVKGSPGERKLRNVQVTDAVRESSGQTQHADTTVIDETKIASGARDQPNSANSEHQSSKEPSDIKEQTEQLKTDWCPERS is encoded by the exons ATGGCATCAGAAGGGAATAGAGATGTACCTAACGAAGCCCTGTCCATGGAGCAGTCATCAACTTCTGGTGCAAAGCGCAAGCGTGGTCGCCCAAGGAAATACGAGAACACTACATATGAACTACCACAGAGGGCACAACCGATTCAAAGTGTCCCGCCTCTTCACAGCACACAAG GTGTTGCCTGCACAGCAAGCCCAAG TAGTGCTCCTCTGCTAGGTAATTCAGGCAAGGATGACATTCTTGGCAAGCACTTTGTTGGCAAGATGACCAAGAAATTTCCTGGTGTTTCCCTCATTACGGTAAAAGTGAAGGACAATCAGGTGCTCAGAGGTTGGGTTCCAGATGAAAATGATCTCCGTCCAATAACACCGAAGGATGACCTTGCGCCAGAGCTCCCCATGCTTCGATTGAGTCAAGTTCGAAAGCGAGCATCTGCCATCCACATGCAAACAGCTCCTACTGTGCCAATCCATTTGGAGGATGTTACACTTGCAAAGCCTCTGCAGATGAGGAGACCTGTTGAGAAAACTATTGCTAAGCACACCGTCCCTCTCGCTCCGAGGACTTACATGGGTTCTGGTGTTATTGCAGCAGTACCTGTGTCAGTTTCACCCAGCAATGCTGAAACTAGGACTTTGGCCAAGCAGGATACTGAATTTGTGATCCAACCACCATCAGTTGCTGCAGTGCCATTTAAACCCATTCGACCTGTATTGGTGTCATGCAAGCAAATGGCTAATCAAAATGACCTTGTCGGAGAGAAGTCTGTCAATGAGTTTCAGAAAGATTCTGAATCTTCAAATGGAACCAAGGAGTCATCAG TGAAAGCTGAAAAACCGAACACTGCTCTTGTGGATGTAGTAGTCAAGggttctccag GGGAAAGGAAACTGCGTAATGTTCAAGTAACGGATGCGGTTAGGGAATCTTCCG GCCAAACTCAGCATGCTGATACAACAGTAATAGACGAGACCAAGATAGCATCAG GCGCCAGAGATCAGCCAAATTCTGCAAATAGTGAGCATCAGAGTTCTAAGGAACCATCAG ACATCAAGGAACAAACTGAGCAGCTGAAGACAGACTGGTGTCCTGAAAGGAGTTGA
- the LOC133925040 gene encoding uncharacterized protein LOC133925040 isoform X3 has protein sequence MASEGNRDVPNEALSMEQSSTSGAKRKRGRPRKYENTTYELPQRAQPIQSVPPLHSTQGGSNIRQDGVQVSHTSCDSVDPKMCTFQVLPAQQAQGKDDILGKHFVGKMTKKFPGVSLITVKVKDNQVLRGWVPDENDLRPITPKDDLAPELPMLRLSQVRKRASAIHMQTAPTVPIHLEDVTLAKPLQMRRPVEKTIAKHTVPLAPRTYMGSGVIAAVPVSVSPSNAETRTLAKQDTEFVIQPPSVAAVPFKPIRPVLVSCKQMANQNDLVGEKSVNEFQKDSESSNGTKESSVKAEKPNTALVDVVVKGSPGERKLRNVQVTDAVRESSGQTQHADTTVIDETKIASGARDQPNSANSEHQSSKEPSDIKEQTEQLKTDWCPERS, from the exons ATGGCATCAGAAGGGAATAGAGATGTACCTAACGAAGCCCTGTCCATGGAGCAGTCATCAACTTCTGGTGCAAAGCGCAAGCGTGGTCGCCCAAGGAAATACGAGAACACTACATATGAACTACCACAGAGGGCACAACCGATTCAAAGTGTCCCGCCTCTTCACAGCACACAAGGTGGCTCAAATATTCGTCAGGATGGGGTGCAGGTCAGCCATACATCATGTGACAGTGTTGACCCTAAAATGTGCACGTTTCAGGTGTTGCCTGCACAGCAAGCCCAAG GCAAGGATGACATTCTTGGCAAGCACTTTGTTGGCAAGATGACCAAGAAATTTCCTGGTGTTTCCCTCATTACGGTAAAAGTGAAGGACAATCAGGTGCTCAGAGGTTGGGTTCCAGATGAAAATGATCTCCGTCCAATAACACCGAAGGATGACCTTGCGCCAGAGCTCCCCATGCTTCGATTGAGTCAAGTTCGAAAGCGAGCATCTGCCATCCACATGCAAACAGCTCCTACTGTGCCAATCCATTTGGAGGATGTTACACTTGCAAAGCCTCTGCAGATGAGGAGACCTGTTGAGAAAACTATTGCTAAGCACACCGTCCCTCTCGCTCCGAGGACTTACATGGGTTCTGGTGTTATTGCAGCAGTACCTGTGTCAGTTTCACCCAGCAATGCTGAAACTAGGACTTTGGCCAAGCAGGATACTGAATTTGTGATCCAACCACCATCAGTTGCTGCAGTGCCATTTAAACCCATTCGACCTGTATTGGTGTCATGCAAGCAAATGGCTAATCAAAATGACCTTGTCGGAGAGAAGTCTGTCAATGAGTTTCAGAAAGATTCTGAATCTTCAAATGGAACCAAGGAGTCATCAG TGAAAGCTGAAAAACCGAACACTGCTCTTGTGGATGTAGTAGTCAAGggttctccag GGGAAAGGAAACTGCGTAATGTTCAAGTAACGGATGCGGTTAGGGAATCTTCCG GCCAAACTCAGCATGCTGATACAACAGTAATAGACGAGACCAAGATAGCATCAG GCGCCAGAGATCAGCCAAATTCTGCAAATAGTGAGCATCAGAGTTCTAAGGAACCATCAG ACATCAAGGAACAAACTGAGCAGCTGAAGACAGACTGGTGTCCTGAAAGGAGTTGA
- the LOC133925040 gene encoding uncharacterized protein LOC133925040 isoform X2, with translation MASEGNRDVPNEALSMEQSSTSGAKRKRGRPRKYENTTYELPQRAQPIQSVPPLHSTQGGSNIRQDGVQVSHTSCDSVDPKMCTFQVLPAQQAQGNSGKDDILGKHFVGKMTKKFPGVSLITVKVKDNQVLRGWVPDENDLRPITPKDDLAPELPMLRLSQVRKRASAIHMQTAPTVPIHLEDVTLAKPLQMRRPVEKTIAKHTVPLAPRTYMGSGVIAAVPVSVSPSNAETRTLAKQDTEFVIQPPSVAAVPFKPIRPVLVSCKQMANQNDLVGEKSVNEFQKDSESSNGTKESSVKAEKPNTALVDVVVKGSPGERKLRNVQVTDAVRESSGQTQHADTTVIDETKIASGARDQPNSANSEHQSSKEPSDIKEQTEQLKTDWCPERS, from the exons ATGGCATCAGAAGGGAATAGAGATGTACCTAACGAAGCCCTGTCCATGGAGCAGTCATCAACTTCTGGTGCAAAGCGCAAGCGTGGTCGCCCAAGGAAATACGAGAACACTACATATGAACTACCACAGAGGGCACAACCGATTCAAAGTGTCCCGCCTCTTCACAGCACACAAGGTGGCTCAAATATTCGTCAGGATGGGGTGCAGGTCAGCCATACATCATGTGACAGTGTTGACCCTAAAATGTGCACGTTTCAGGTGTTGCCTGCACAGCAAGCCCAAG GTAATTCAGGCAAGGATGACATTCTTGGCAAGCACTTTGTTGGCAAGATGACCAAGAAATTTCCTGGTGTTTCCCTCATTACGGTAAAAGTGAAGGACAATCAGGTGCTCAGAGGTTGGGTTCCAGATGAAAATGATCTCCGTCCAATAACACCGAAGGATGACCTTGCGCCAGAGCTCCCCATGCTTCGATTGAGTCAAGTTCGAAAGCGAGCATCTGCCATCCACATGCAAACAGCTCCTACTGTGCCAATCCATTTGGAGGATGTTACACTTGCAAAGCCTCTGCAGATGAGGAGACCTGTTGAGAAAACTATTGCTAAGCACACCGTCCCTCTCGCTCCGAGGACTTACATGGGTTCTGGTGTTATTGCAGCAGTACCTGTGTCAGTTTCACCCAGCAATGCTGAAACTAGGACTTTGGCCAAGCAGGATACTGAATTTGTGATCCAACCACCATCAGTTGCTGCAGTGCCATTTAAACCCATTCGACCTGTATTGGTGTCATGCAAGCAAATGGCTAATCAAAATGACCTTGTCGGAGAGAAGTCTGTCAATGAGTTTCAGAAAGATTCTGAATCTTCAAATGGAACCAAGGAGTCATCAG TGAAAGCTGAAAAACCGAACACTGCTCTTGTGGATGTAGTAGTCAAGggttctccag GGGAAAGGAAACTGCGTAATGTTCAAGTAACGGATGCGGTTAGGGAATCTTCCG GCCAAACTCAGCATGCTGATACAACAGTAATAGACGAGACCAAGATAGCATCAG GCGCCAGAGATCAGCCAAATTCTGCAAATAGTGAGCATCAGAGTTCTAAGGAACCATCAG ACATCAAGGAACAAACTGAGCAGCTGAAGACAGACTGGTGTCCTGAAAGGAGTTGA
- the LOC133925040 gene encoding uncharacterized protein LOC133925040 isoform X6: MNYHRGHNRFKVSRLFTAHKVLPAQQAQGKDDILGKHFVGKMTKKFPGVSLITVKVKDNQVLRGWVPDENDLRPITPKDDLAPELPMLRLSQVRKRASAIHMQTAPTVPIHLEDVTLAKPLQMRRPVEKTIAKHTVPLAPRTYMGSGVIAAVPVSVSPSNAETRTLAKQDTEFVIQPPSVAAVPFKPIRPVLVSCKQMANQNDLVGEKSVNEFQKDSESSNGTKESSVKAEKPNTALVDVVVKGSPGERKLRNVQVTDAVRESSGQTQHADTTVIDETKIASGARDQPNSANSEHQSSKEPSDIKEQTEQLKTDWCPERS, encoded by the exons ATGAACTACCACAGAGGGCACAACCGATTCAAAGTGTCCCGCCTCTTCACAGCACACAAG GTGTTGCCTGCACAGCAAGCCCAAG GCAAGGATGACATTCTTGGCAAGCACTTTGTTGGCAAGATGACCAAGAAATTTCCTGGTGTTTCCCTCATTACGGTAAAAGTGAAGGACAATCAGGTGCTCAGAGGTTGGGTTCCAGATGAAAATGATCTCCGTCCAATAACACCGAAGGATGACCTTGCGCCAGAGCTCCCCATGCTTCGATTGAGTCAAGTTCGAAAGCGAGCATCTGCCATCCACATGCAAACAGCTCCTACTGTGCCAATCCATTTGGAGGATGTTACACTTGCAAAGCCTCTGCAGATGAGGAGACCTGTTGAGAAAACTATTGCTAAGCACACCGTCCCTCTCGCTCCGAGGACTTACATGGGTTCTGGTGTTATTGCAGCAGTACCTGTGTCAGTTTCACCCAGCAATGCTGAAACTAGGACTTTGGCCAAGCAGGATACTGAATTTGTGATCCAACCACCATCAGTTGCTGCAGTGCCATTTAAACCCATTCGACCTGTATTGGTGTCATGCAAGCAAATGGCTAATCAAAATGACCTTGTCGGAGAGAAGTCTGTCAATGAGTTTCAGAAAGATTCTGAATCTTCAAATGGAACCAAGGAGTCATCAG TGAAAGCTGAAAAACCGAACACTGCTCTTGTGGATGTAGTAGTCAAGggttctccag GGGAAAGGAAACTGCGTAATGTTCAAGTAACGGATGCGGTTAGGGAATCTTCCG GCCAAACTCAGCATGCTGATACAACAGTAATAGACGAGACCAAGATAGCATCAG GCGCCAGAGATCAGCCAAATTCTGCAAATAGTGAGCATCAGAGTTCTAAGGAACCATCAG ACATCAAGGAACAAACTGAGCAGCTGAAGACAGACTGGTGTCCTGAAAGGAGTTGA
- the LOC133925040 gene encoding uncharacterized protein LOC133925040 isoform X5 gives MNYHRGHNRFKVSRLFTAHKVLPAQQAQGNSGKDDILGKHFVGKMTKKFPGVSLITVKVKDNQVLRGWVPDENDLRPITPKDDLAPELPMLRLSQVRKRASAIHMQTAPTVPIHLEDVTLAKPLQMRRPVEKTIAKHTVPLAPRTYMGSGVIAAVPVSVSPSNAETRTLAKQDTEFVIQPPSVAAVPFKPIRPVLVSCKQMANQNDLVGEKSVNEFQKDSESSNGTKESSVKAEKPNTALVDVVVKGSPGERKLRNVQVTDAVRESSGQTQHADTTVIDETKIASGARDQPNSANSEHQSSKEPSDIKEQTEQLKTDWCPERS, from the exons ATGAACTACCACAGAGGGCACAACCGATTCAAAGTGTCCCGCCTCTTCACAGCACACAAG GTGTTGCCTGCACAGCAAGCCCAAG GTAATTCAGGCAAGGATGACATTCTTGGCAAGCACTTTGTTGGCAAGATGACCAAGAAATTTCCTGGTGTTTCCCTCATTACGGTAAAAGTGAAGGACAATCAGGTGCTCAGAGGTTGGGTTCCAGATGAAAATGATCTCCGTCCAATAACACCGAAGGATGACCTTGCGCCAGAGCTCCCCATGCTTCGATTGAGTCAAGTTCGAAAGCGAGCATCTGCCATCCACATGCAAACAGCTCCTACTGTGCCAATCCATTTGGAGGATGTTACACTTGCAAAGCCTCTGCAGATGAGGAGACCTGTTGAGAAAACTATTGCTAAGCACACCGTCCCTCTCGCTCCGAGGACTTACATGGGTTCTGGTGTTATTGCAGCAGTACCTGTGTCAGTTTCACCCAGCAATGCTGAAACTAGGACTTTGGCCAAGCAGGATACTGAATTTGTGATCCAACCACCATCAGTTGCTGCAGTGCCATTTAAACCCATTCGACCTGTATTGGTGTCATGCAAGCAAATGGCTAATCAAAATGACCTTGTCGGAGAGAAGTCTGTCAATGAGTTTCAGAAAGATTCTGAATCTTCAAATGGAACCAAGGAGTCATCAG TGAAAGCTGAAAAACCGAACACTGCTCTTGTGGATGTAGTAGTCAAGggttctccag GGGAAAGGAAACTGCGTAATGTTCAAGTAACGGATGCGGTTAGGGAATCTTCCG GCCAAACTCAGCATGCTGATACAACAGTAATAGACGAGACCAAGATAGCATCAG GCGCCAGAGATCAGCCAAATTCTGCAAATAGTGAGCATCAGAGTTCTAAGGAACCATCAG ACATCAAGGAACAAACTGAGCAGCTGAAGACAGACTGGTGTCCTGAAAGGAGTTGA
- the LOC133925039 gene encoding chloroplastic lipocalin — protein sequence MVLMLLGSSLASSHPACSSGSRRKCSTARQKIIRCSLKEKAPLNKHGVVSKQLISCLAASLVFISPPSQAIPAETFAQPGLCQIAAVAAINSASVPLKFDNPSDDGSVGMMMKGMTAKNFDPVRYSGRWFEVASLKRGFAGQGQEDCHCTQGVYSFDEKTRSIQVDTFCVHGGPDGYITGIRGRVQCLTEEDMSNAETDLERQEMIRGKCYLRFPTLPFIPKEPYDVLATDYDNYAVVSGAKDTSFIQIYSRTPNPGPEFIEKYKSYLANFGYDPTKIKDTPQDCEAMPSDQLALMMSMPGMNEALTNQFPDLKLKASVALDPFTSVFDTLKKLLELYFK from the exons ATGGTTCTCATGCTGTTGGGCTCCTCTCTTGCGTCGTCACACCCAGCTTGCTCTTCCGGTTCCAG GAGAAAATGTAGCACCGCCAGACAGAAAATCATCAGATGCTCTCTGAAAGAGAAAGCGCCATTGAACAAACATGGAGTAGTATCCAAGCAGTTAATCTCCTGCCTTGCTGCTTCGCTTGTGTTCATCTCTCCACCTAGTCAG GCTATTCCTGCAGAAACCTTTGCCCAGCCGGGCTTGTGCCAGATCGCAGCAGTGGCAGCCATCAACAGTGCTTCAGTTCCTCTGAAATTTGACAACCCTTCAGATGACGGCAGTGTAGGGATGATGATGAAGGGTATGACTGCCAAAAACTTTGATCCAGTTCGCTACTCTGGTAGATGGTTTGAGGTAGCCTCACTGAAACGTGGATTTGCTGGTCAGGGACAGGAAGACTGTCATTGTACTCAG GGAGTCTATTCATTTGATGAGAAGACACGCTCAATCCAGGTGGATACATTCTGTGTACACGGTGGACCTGATGGATACATCACCGGTATTCGGGGAAGGgtgcaatgtctgaccgaagagGACATGTCAAATGCCGAGACAGATCTTGAGAGGCAGGAGATGATACGGGGGAAATGCTATCTCCGGTTCCCAACACTGCCGTTCATACCCAAGGAACCCTACGATGTCCTTGCAACTGATTATGACAATTATGCAGTTGTATCTGGAGCTAAGGACACAAGCTTTATTCAG ATATACTCAAGAACACCTAACCCCGGGCCAGAATTCATCGAGAAGTACAAGTCCTATCTTGCCAACTTCGGCTATGACCCAACCAAGATCAAGGACACCCCACAGGACTGCGAGGCGATGCCCTCCGACCAGCTTGCGCTGATGATGTCGATGCCCGGGATGAACGAGGCCCTGACTAATCAGTTCCCAGACCTAAAGCTGAAGGCATCGGTGGCGCTGGACCCGTTCACAAGTGTGTTTGACACCCTGAAGAAGCTGCTTGAACTGTACTTCAAGTAA